The following are from one region of the Syntrophales bacterium genome:
- a CDS encoding ABC transporter substrate-binding protein: MKRMTWIGSIVLSAFLVITLAFPVWARTIKIGVIGPMNFVQGKGHWNGALMGAEEINAKGGVQVGKEKMKIELVKADSNEFLSLTDATNAIERLITSDKVDFIVGGFRTEAVLAMQDIAMDYKKIFMSAGAAHPELCTRVAKDYNRYKYFFRVTPFNSSYLVRTSFAHMGFVGAILKKELQLPKVKVAIVAEKAVWVDPMIAAAQVVIPKMGMDVVGIWRPSAVATDVTAELAAIQKSGANLIFTIFSSSVGIPFARQAGELKIPAVQVGINVEAQKDGFWEATKGMGNYVFTTNTYVRDVEYNSLTKPFVEGYYSRFGEVPTYTADTHTAIVEGLVPSIEAVGSLDADKIVAHLENREYLVPSGKVKYEKDAQGRPTHDLTWGPGYLTSLGVQWQNGKLVGVWPNKWVAAPGAPEITYKGIVPYKIPPWMKK, encoded by the coding sequence ATGAAAAGAATGACTTGGATAGGGAGTATTGTACTCTCGGCGTTTCTGGTTATCACACTGGCATTCCCCGTTTGGGCGCGCACCATCAAGATCGGCGTCATCGGACCGATGAATTTTGTTCAGGGCAAGGGACATTGGAACGGCGCCTTGATGGGGGCCGAGGAAATCAACGCCAAAGGCGGCGTGCAGGTCGGCAAGGAAAAGATGAAGATTGAATTGGTAAAGGCCGACTCCAATGAATTCCTAAGTTTGACCGATGCCACGAACGCCATTGAAAGGCTTATCACCAGCGACAAGGTTGATTTTATCGTCGGCGGTTTTCGGACGGAGGCGGTGCTGGCAATGCAGGACATCGCCATGGACTACAAAAAAATATTTATGAGCGCCGGGGCCGCCCATCCGGAGCTCTGTACCAGAGTGGCGAAAGACTATAACCGCTACAAATACTTTTTCCGCGTAACCCCGTTTAACTCCTCATATCTGGTCAGAACGAGCTTTGCCCATATGGGGTTTGTCGGGGCAATCCTGAAAAAAGAGCTGCAATTGCCGAAGGTCAAGGTGGCAATCGTCGCGGAAAAGGCGGTATGGGTTGACCCGATGATTGCTGCGGCGCAAGTTGTCATCCCCAAGATGGGCATGGACGTCGTCGGGATATGGCGCCCCTCGGCGGTTGCCACGGACGTCACGGCAGAACTGGCCGCCATTCAGAAAAGCGGCGCGAATCTTATTTTTACCATCTTTTCCTCTTCCGTCGGGATTCCGTTTGCCCGACAGGCCGGAGAATTAAAAATTCCGGCAGTTCAGGTGGGGATTAATGTGGAGGCCCAAAAGGATGGTTTCTGGGAAGCCACCAAAGGAATGGGTAATTACGTTTTTACAACCAATACCTATGTCCGGGATGTGGAATACAATAGTCTGACAAAACCCTTCGTTGAAGGTTATTACAGCCGCTTCGGGGAAGTCCCCACCTATACGGCAGATACTCATACGGCTATCGTCGAAGGACTGGTTCCGTCCATTGAAGCCGTCGGCAGCCTCGATGCCGACAAGATCGTCGCCCACCTGGAAAACCGGGAATACCTCGTTCCCAGCGGCAAGGTAAAATACGAAAAAGACGCCCAGGGCCGCCCCACCCATGATTTAACCTGGGGGCCCGGTTATCTGACCAGCCTGGGCGTTCAGTGGCAGAACGGCAAACTTGTCGGGGTATGGCCCAATAAATGGGTTGCCGCCCCCGGCGCGCCCGAGATCACCTATAAGGGCATCGTTCCTTACAAAATACCTCCCTGGATGAAAAAATAA
- a CDS encoding branched-chain amino acid ABC transporter permease produces MNIIITGLITGSMLALLSIGFSLIFGVARIVNIAHTAFYMIAGYGIYFLCVRLGLSPVPGMLLSVFAVTLLGLLVYTFLIDKIREHEAAVLIATIALAMIFQEAMMLIFTGDYLTVSPLVKGYFSLFGVKIFNQQVLSFVVALLLMFILWLLLMKTRLGLAIRSIAEDREVANLMGMNDSLLAMITMGISVALAGFTGAVIAPLMVLSPYMWMEPLIMMMAVVVLGGLGSIKGSFIASYILGFTEALVVFLIPKGAFLKGSVALIIMILVLLLRPEGLFGISFEEER; encoded by the coding sequence ATGAATATTATTATCACCGGTCTTATCACAGGCAGCATGCTGGCCCTGCTCTCTATCGGTTTTTCGCTGATCTTCGGCGTTGCCCGCATTGTCAACATCGCCCACACGGCCTTTTACATGATCGCCGGTTACGGCATCTATTTTCTGTGCGTCCGCCTCGGCTTAAGCCCCGTTCCCGGCATGCTGCTCTCCGTCTTTGCCGTCACCCTGCTGGGCTTGCTGGTTTACACATTCCTGATCGACAAAATCCGCGAGCACGAAGCCGCGGTGCTGATCGCCACCATTGCCCTGGCGATGATCTTTCAGGAAGCCATGATGCTGATCTTCACAGGAGATTATCTTACCGTATCGCCCCTTGTTAAGGGCTACTTTTCCCTGTTCGGGGTCAAAATCTTCAATCAGCAGGTGCTTAGTTTCGTCGTGGCCCTGCTGCTGATGTTTATTCTCTGGCTGCTTTTGATGAAGACCCGGCTTGGTCTCGCAATCCGTTCTATCGCCGAGGACCGGGAGGTCGCGAATCTGATGGGGATGAACGACAGCCTGCTTGCCATGATCACGATGGGCATTTCGGTTGCGCTGGCCGGCTTTACCGGAGCGGTCATCGCGCCCCTGATGGTGCTTAGCCCGTACATGTGGATGGAACCCCTGATCATGATGATGGCGGTGGTCGTCCTGGGGGGATTGGGCAGCATCAAGGGAAGCTTTATCGCCTCGTATATTCTTGGTTTTACCGAAGCCCTGGTGGTCTTCCTAATCCCCAAGGGCGCGTTTCTGAAAGGGTCGGTCGCCTTGATTATCATGATCCTGGTACTGCTGCTGCGGCCGGAAGGACTGTTCGGCATTTCTTTTGAGGAAGAAAGGTAG
- a CDS encoding AMP-binding protein, with translation MSHKEAYLSKPWLKSYPEEVPAQIDIPEISVPGLFDEIVEKYGSRPALIFYGKKINYRELKELVDRMATALADMGIQKGDTVALHLLNSPQYVISYFASLRLGAKVTPISPVYTSIEVKHQLEDSEAKIVICQDILFENVDKAGFSPERVILTSINEYLPALKKIFAGGNRNASGKSGLSIETLKKRGVKSFQDLLKKYSPEPPAVAINPWKDLAALPYTGGTTGLPKAAMLTHRNIVALQAQTRAFWPIFEEGKEVIMAFLPLFHIYGQVVVMIAGLASGATLVLFTTPDIDEILSAMERYQASGFYGVPTLFEYLKEYEKTNRVNWKRLKLIVCGADTLHESTIDGWEKRTGSHILEGYGMTETTSASHSSPMNRFKKGSFGVPLPNVSAAIIDPEGTEFMPVGEVGEMILSGPNIMQGYWRRPESTQEIMFEIDGVVWMRTGDLVSMDAEGYFHFFDRKRDLIKYKGYSVFARHVEEVLYQHPQIKAAGVVGVPDPAFGNLIKAYVVLESEARGKISEEEIVDFCRERLAHYKVPKIVEFRGELPKTDVGKVSRRELREENEEC, from the coding sequence ATGAGCCATAAAGAGGCATATCTTTCCAAACCGTGGTTGAAGAGCTATCCGGAAGAAGTTCCCGCCCAAATTGACATTCCCGAGATCTCCGTGCCGGGTCTCTTCGATGAGATCGTTGAAAAATACGGAAGCCGCCCGGCTTTGATCTTTTACGGTAAAAAGATAAACTACCGCGAGCTCAAGGAGCTGGTGGACCGAATGGCCACCGCCCTGGCGGATATGGGAATCCAAAAGGGAGACACCGTGGCCCTTCATCTTTTGAACAGCCCTCAATACGTCATTTCCTATTTTGCCTCGCTGCGGCTGGGCGCCAAGGTAACGCCGATCAGCCCGGTCTATACGAGCATCGAGGTGAAACACCAGCTCGAGGACAGCGAGGCAAAAATCGTCATCTGCCAGGATATCCTCTTCGAAAACGTTGACAAGGCAGGCTTCAGCCCGGAACGGGTAATTTTGACCAGCATTAACGAGTATCTTCCCGCCTTGAAAAAAATCTTCGCCGGCGGCAACCGGAACGCTTCCGGTAAATCCGGCCTTTCGATAGAAACGCTCAAAAAAAGGGGTGTTAAATCATTTCAGGACTTGTTGAAAAAATATTCCCCCGAGCCGCCTGCCGTCGCGATTAACCCTTGGAAAGACCTTGCGGCGCTGCCCTATACGGGCGGCACCACCGGGCTTCCGAAGGCGGCCATGCTGACTCATCGGAACATCGTCGCGCTGCAGGCCCAGACCCGGGCCTTCTGGCCGATCTTTGAAGAGGGGAAAGAGGTGATTATGGCCTTTTTGCCGCTGTTCCACATATACGGACAGGTGGTTGTAATGATTGCGGGACTGGCCTCCGGGGCAACTCTTGTGTTGTTCACCACCCCCGACATTGATGAAATCCTCTCGGCAATGGAGCGTTATCAGGCCTCCGGCTTCTATGGGGTGCCCACCCTGTTTGAATATCTGAAGGAGTATGAAAAAACCAACCGGGTTAACTGGAAGCGACTGAAACTGATTGTCTGCGGGGCCGATACGCTGCATGAATCAACGATTGACGGCTGGGAAAAGAGGACCGGGTCGCATATCCTCGAGGGGTACGGAATGACGGAAACCACGTCCGCCAGCCACAGCTCGCCGATGAACCGCTTCAAAAAGGGCTCGTTCGGGGTACCTCTGCCGAATGTCTCGGCGGCAATCATCGATCCGGAGGGGACTGAATTTATGCCAGTCGGCGAGGTCGGCGAGATGATTTTATCCGGGCCAAACATCATGCAGGGTTACTGGAGAAGGCCGGAAAGCACGCAGGAGATCATGTTCGAAATTGATGGGGTCGTCTGGATGCGCACCGGGGATCTGGTCAGCATGGATGCAGAGGGATATTTTCATTTCTTCGACCGCAAACGGGATCTGATCAAATACAAAGGCTATTCCGTCTTCGCCCGGCATGTGGAGGAAGTCCTCTATCAGCATCCCCAGATCAAGGCCGCCGGCGTGGTCGGCGTTCCTGATCCCGCGTTCGGAAACCTGATCAAGGCCTACGTAGTTCTGGAAAGCGAGGCCCGGGGCAAGATTTCGGAGGAGGAGATCGTAGATTTTTGTCGTGAGCGGCTGGCCCATTACAAGGTGCCAAAGATCGTCGAGTTCCGGGGCGAGTTGCCGAAAACCGATGTCGGCAAGGTCTCGCGGCGGGAGTTGCGAGAGGAAAACGAGGAGTGCTGA
- a CDS encoding ABC transporter ATP-binding protein: protein MTVPLLEVEGLTKSFGGLHAVNDIRLRMEKKEIIGLIGPNGAGKTTLLRLLTGILKPNAGSVVFKGKQIIGMKIWDIVNLGIAGTFQNMRPFRRLPIIANVMVSCLSPRVMKKGEWVKVVEAKAMDALEFAGISDMALEKASTLSQGDLKRLEVARAVATEPELLLLDEPFGGLSPAETELMAKSIHRLHKGGRFGRLHSEGPAMIIVEHKLQQLMKIVDRIIVLNFGSILAEGTPDEVVNNPLVIEAYLGKGGGQ from the coding sequence ATGACCGTGCCGCTTCTGGAAGTGGAAGGATTAACGAAGAGTTTCGGCGGTCTGCATGCGGTCAACGACATCAGGCTGCGGATGGAGAAAAAGGAGATCATCGGCCTCATCGGTCCTAATGGCGCCGGTAAAACCACCCTGCTGCGGCTTCTCACCGGAATATTGAAACCTAATGCGGGAAGCGTTGTTTTCAAAGGGAAACAGATCATCGGCATGAAGATCTGGGACATCGTCAACCTGGGAATAGCGGGCACCTTTCAAAATATGAGGCCGTTTCGCCGACTCCCCATTATCGCCAATGTGATGGTTTCCTGCCTCTCCCCCCGGGTAATGAAAAAAGGGGAGTGGGTGAAGGTTGTGGAGGCAAAGGCCATGGACGCCCTCGAATTCGCGGGTATCTCCGATATGGCGTTGGAAAAGGCTTCGACGCTGTCGCAGGGGGACTTGAAGAGGCTGGAAGTGGCGCGGGCGGTGGCGACGGAGCCGGAATTGCTGCTCTTGGATGAACCGTTCGGCGGGCTCAGTCCGGCCGAGACGGAGCTGATGGCAAAATCCATCCACCGGCTCCACAAGGGCGGACGTTTTGGGCGCCTGCACAGCGAGGGGCCCGCGATGATCATCGTGGAGCACAAATTGCAGCAACTTATGAAAATTGTGGATCGGATCATCGTCCTTAACTTCGGCTCGATTCTTGCCGAGGGAACCCCGGACGAGGTGGTGAATAATCCGCTGGTAATTGAGGCCTATCTGGGGAAAGGGGGAGGACAATAG
- a CDS encoding ABC transporter ATP-binding protein: MLLEVSHLSVRYDKAVLVNDVSLSVEKGELVALVGPNGAGKSTTLRAISGLVAWEREIKRRSTAGDISIEGTIAFKGEYIDQVPAYAIVQRGLVLCPERRRPFREMSVLENLKAGAYLQKDKKKIHAILQKVYDLFPVLEKRATQISGTLSGGEQQMLAIGRAFMSDPELLCIDEPSTGLAPLIRQEVFEKISEINRMGITILLVEQEVSTVFKMSTRNYVLSSGKIIAQGTAEELLQNEVLRKSYLGL, from the coding sequence ATGCTCCTCGAAGTCTCCCATTTAAGCGTGCGGTATGATAAGGCCGTTTTGGTAAATGATGTCAGCCTTTCCGTTGAAAAAGGGGAACTGGTTGCCTTAGTCGGGCCCAACGGCGCAGGAAAATCCACAACGCTTCGGGCGATCAGCGGTCTGGTCGCCTGGGAAAGGGAGATCAAGCGCCGTTCGACCGCGGGAGACATCTCCATAGAAGGAACAATCGCTTTCAAAGGCGAATACATCGATCAAGTTCCCGCCTACGCTATCGTTCAGCGGGGGCTTGTTCTGTGTCCCGAAAGGAGACGTCCCTTTCGGGAAATGAGCGTGCTTGAAAATTTAAAGGCGGGCGCGTATCTCCAGAAAGACAAGAAAAAAATTCATGCTATCCTGCAAAAAGTTTATGATCTCTTTCCGGTTCTCGAAAAACGTGCGACGCAGATTTCCGGAACCCTTTCCGGCGGCGAGCAGCAGATGCTGGCTATTGGCCGCGCCTTCATGTCCGATCCTGAGCTGCTCTGCATCGACGAACCATCCACCGGGCTGGCGCCGCTGATCCGCCAGGAGGTTTTTGAAAAAATATCCGAGATCAACCGCATGGGAATAACAATCCTGCTGGTGGAGCAGGAGGTGAGCACCGTCTTCAAAATGTCCACCCGCAATTACGTGCTCTCCTCAGGAAAGATCATTGCGCAGGGAACCGCGGAGGAGCTGCTCCAGAACGAAGTCCTGCGCAAGAGCTATCTGGGGCTGTAG
- the uvrA gene encoding excinuclease ABC subunit UvrA: MNFIKVRGASQHNLKHINIDIPRDCLVVITGVSGSGKSSLAFDTIYAEGQRRYVESLSTYARQFIGQMDKPDVESIEGLSPAIAIEQRMTSHNPRSTVGTVTEIYDYLRLLFARAGIPHCPKCGREIKAQTIDAMLETVLAYPANARVTISAPLVRGRKGEFQKEFKKLLKDGYTRVRVDGELKELSEEIALDKNHKHEIDVIIDRLVIKEGIRGRLRESLEAAAVLADGLVRIGLAGANDLLFSERYACPDCGVSMPELAPRMFSFNSPYGACPDCGGLGTRMYFDEELVVPDRSLSIREGAIVPWSGRHYLHYFNMIDALSSHFGFDINTPFQDLPAKIAAMLLYGSGEENIRFYADRGGRRFFHTRPFEGILNELDRRYKETTSLHVRMDLSRFINLRECPTCHGARLKPESLAVTVGGKNIHDLCCLPLRECREFVVGIPFSPQELQITERVMKEIKTRLGFLLDVGMDYLTLERAAGSLSGGEGQRIRLATQIGSGLVGVLYVLDEPTVGLHQRDNVRLIATLKRLRDMGNTVLVVEHDRDMMMASDQIIDIGPGAGMFGGEVIFQGTPEEICRAEESLTGQYLSGRKSIPVPQKRRPLSGRFIVLEGANEHNLKNIDIRIPVGIFTAVTGVSGSGKSTMVIETLYKALARRINQERMGGGKVRRIADFGGIERVIMMNQQPIGRTPRSNPVTYTGIFSHIRELFTGLPEARLRGYKAGRFSFNVKGGRCEACEGNGLIKIEMHFLPDVYVTCDACQGRRFNPDTLEIRYKGKNIAEILDMTVEQALSFFEHIPSIREKLQLLHDVGLGYIHLGQSATTLSGGEAQRIKLSRELGKRANSNTLYILDEPTIGLHFSDIQKLLDVLMRLVEMGNTIVLIEHNLDMIKAADYIIDLGPEGGPGGGRIVATGTPEQVAKAKDSHTGRFLRELLA; the protein is encoded by the coding sequence ATGAATTTTATCAAGGTACGGGGCGCATCCCAGCACAATCTGAAACACATAAATATTGACATTCCCAGGGATTGCTTAGTCGTGATCACCGGGGTGAGCGGTTCAGGTAAGTCTTCCCTGGCGTTTGACACCATTTACGCCGAGGGTCAGCGGCGCTATGTGGAGTCCCTTTCCACCTACGCCCGGCAGTTCATCGGTCAGATGGACAAACCGGATGTGGAGTCCATTGAGGGACTTTCCCCCGCCATTGCGATTGAGCAGCGAATGACCTCCCACAATCCCCGCTCCACCGTGGGGACGGTGACGGAGATTTACGATTATCTGAGGCTGCTTTTTGCCAGGGCGGGCATTCCCCACTGCCCGAAATGCGGTCGGGAGATAAAGGCCCAGACGATTGACGCCATGTTGGAGACTGTTCTTGCTTATCCGGCAAACGCCCGGGTGACGATCTCGGCGCCCCTTGTCCGCGGTCGCAAAGGTGAATTTCAAAAGGAGTTCAAAAAGCTGCTGAAGGACGGCTATACCCGCGTCCGCGTCGATGGGGAGCTCAAGGAACTTTCCGAGGAGATTGCCCTCGACAAGAACCATAAGCACGAAATTGACGTGATCATTGACCGCCTTGTCATCAAGGAGGGAATCAGAGGGAGGCTCCGCGAGTCGCTGGAAGCCGCCGCTGTTCTTGCCGACGGTCTGGTACGCATCGGCCTGGCAGGAGCGAATGATCTCCTCTTCAGCGAGCGCTACGCCTGTCCTGATTGCGGCGTCAGCATGCCGGAGCTGGCCCCGCGGATGTTCTCGTTCAACAGCCCCTATGGGGCGTGTCCCGATTGCGGCGGACTGGGCACCCGGATGTATTTTGATGAAGAGCTTGTCGTTCCTGACCGCAGTCTTTCGATTCGCGAGGGGGCGATTGTCCCCTGGTCGGGGCGTCACTATCTCCATTATTTTAACATGATCGATGCGCTTTCCAGCCATTTTGGATTCGATATCAACACCCCCTTTCAGGATCTGCCGGCGAAAATCGCGGCGATGCTGCTCTACGGTTCCGGGGAAGAAAATATTCGCTTCTACGCCGATCGCGGCGGCCGGCGTTTTTTTCACACCCGGCCGTTCGAGGGGATACTCAATGAGCTCGACCGCAGGTACAAGGAGACCACGTCGCTGCATGTGCGGATGGATCTGTCCCGCTTCATCAACCTCCGGGAGTGTCCCACCTGCCACGGCGCCCGCCTGAAACCGGAGAGCCTTGCGGTGACCGTCGGCGGCAAAAATATTCACGATTTGTGTTGCCTTCCGCTTCGCGAATGCCGGGAGTTTGTGGTGGGTATTCCGTTTTCTCCGCAGGAGCTCCAGATCACCGAGCGGGTGATGAAGGAGATCAAGACGCGACTGGGCTTCCTGCTCGATGTCGGGATGGATTACCTGACCCTGGAACGGGCGGCGGGCAGCCTCTCGGGGGGGGAGGGACAGAGAATCCGTCTTGCCACCCAGATCGGTTCGGGGCTGGTCGGGGTTCTCTACGTGCTGGACGAACCGACCGTCGGTTTGCACCAGAGGGACAATGTCCGCCTGATCGCGACGTTGAAGCGGCTGCGCGATATGGGCAACACCGTCCTTGTCGTCGAGCACGACCGGGACATGATGATGGCCTCGGATCAGATCATCGACATTGGCCCGGGGGCGGGGATGTTCGGGGGCGAGGTCATCTTTCAGGGGACGCCGGAGGAGATCTGCCGTGCAGAAGAGTCGCTGACCGGACAGTACCTTTCCGGCCGGAAATCTATCCCCGTTCCCCAGAAAAGAAGGCCGCTGTCGGGACGTTTTATCGTTCTGGAGGGGGCGAACGAGCATAACCTGAAGAATATCGACATAAGAATCCCGGTCGGCATCTTTACCGCGGTAACCGGGGTTTCCGGTTCCGGGAAAAGCACGATGGTGATCGAGACGCTCTACAAGGCGCTGGCCCGGAGGATCAACCAGGAGCGCATGGGGGGCGGCAAGGTGCGGCGCATCGCCGATTTTGGCGGCATCGAGCGGGTCATCATGATGAACCAGCAGCCGATCGGACGGACGCCGCGTTCCAATCCGGTCACCTATACCGGCATCTTCTCCCATATCCGGGAGCTCTTCACCGGGCTTCCCGAAGCGCGACTCCGAGGCTACAAGGCGGGACGTTTCAGCTTCAATGTCAAGGGCGGGCGCTGCGAGGCGTGCGAGGGGAACGGTCTGATCAAGATCGAGATGCACTTCCTGCCGGATGTCTATGTGACCTGCGATGCTTGCCAGGGCCGGCGTTTCAATCCCGATACCCTCGAGATACGGTACAAGGGCAAGAACATCGCCGAAATCCTCGACATGACCGTCGAGCAGGCGCTCTCTTTTTTCGAGCATATTCCGTCGATCCGCGAGAAGCTTCAGCTTTTGCACGATGTGGGCTTAGGGTACATCCACCTCGGCCAGTCGGCGACGACCCTCTCCGGCGGCGAGGCGCAGCGGATCAAGCTCTCCCGGGAGTTGGGGAAGAGGGCCAACAGCAATACCCTCTACATCCTCGATGAACCGACGATTGGCCTCCATTTTTCCGACATCCAGAAGCTGCTCGACGTTTTGATGCGCCTCGTGGAGATGGGAAATACCATTGTCCTGATCGAACACAACCTCGATATGATCAAGGCTGCCGACTACATCATCGATCTTGGGCCGGAAGGAGGCCCCGGCGGCGGCCGAATCGTTGCCACGGGAACGCCGGAACAGGTTGCAAAAGCAAAAGACTCCCATACCGGCCGGTTTCTGCGCGAATTGCTTGCCTGA
- a CDS encoding SurA N-terminal domain-containing protein has protein sequence MQAKINVYETGKLKRYFYNILIAVVVVFICAAAEAGVVDRIVAVVNDEVITLSDLNRAFEPFMARFEASYRGNERDKALDEAKRSILNSLIDNMLMEQEAKKTGISVQDREIDAAIADIKKQRNLSEDQFRRLLEQEMLTPETYRKDVRRQLMRMQLIGRDIRSKAVATEGEIGDYYRQHREEYDGKESVRVRQILLLIPKEASPEDKAKIRADIEAIRQRLLKGESFVELCAKFSQGPGAEEGGDIGYIEKGAILPEIESVAFALPLKKISDVIESPVGFHIIQITDRRGAGAKTIEIVREEIKAKLEKEKMEKRFEEWLKELREKYNVEIRL, from the coding sequence GTGCAAGCGAAGATTAATGTTTATGAAACAGGTAAACTGAAGCGTTACTTTTATAATATTTTAATTGCGGTGGTTGTTGTTTTTATTTGCGCGGCGGCGGAAGCCGGGGTAGTCGATCGGATTGTGGCCGTCGTGAATGATGAGGTAATTACCCTTTCTGATTTGAACAGGGCCTTTGAGCCGTTTATGGCGAGGTTTGAAGCCAGCTATCGCGGCAATGAGCGGGATAAAGCTCTGGACGAAGCAAAAAGAAGCATCCTCAACAGTTTGATTGATAATATGCTGATGGAGCAGGAGGCCAAAAAGACGGGGATATCCGTTCAGGATAGAGAGATCGATGCGGCCATAGCGGATATTAAGAAACAGCGTAATTTATCGGAAGATCAGTTCCGGAGGCTTCTTGAACAGGAAATGCTAACGCCGGAGACGTACAGAAAGGATGTCAGGAGGCAACTGATGAGGATGCAGCTTATCGGACGGGACATCAGGTCAAAGGCTGTTGCGACGGAAGGGGAAATTGGCGATTACTATCGCCAACATCGCGAAGAATACGATGGCAAGGAATCCGTCCGGGTCCGGCAGATACTCCTGCTCATCCCCAAGGAAGCGAGCCCCGAGGATAAGGCTAAAATTCGCGCTGATATTGAAGCCATCCGCCAGCGACTGCTCAAGGGAGAATCTTTCGTGGAGTTGTGCGCAAAGTTTTCCCAGGGGCCGGGCGCCGAAGAGGGGGGCGATATCGGCTATATAGAAAAAGGCGCGATTCTTCCCGAGATAGAGTCGGTTGCTTTTGCTCTGCCGCTGAAAAAAATCAGCGACGTCATAGAATCACCCGTTGGTTTTCACATCATCCAGATAACGGATCGCCGGGGGGCAGGCGCCAAAACCATAGAGATCGTTCGTGAGGAAATCAAGGCGAAGTTAGAAAAGGAGAAAATGGAAAAAAGGTTCGAGGAGTGGCTGAAGGAGCTGCGGGAAAAATATAATGTCGAGATCAGGCTGTAA